aaaaacttcattatatttaaatatatagttctgttacacaaatagaaaaaactaaagagagtaatcactatcatttccatcagtaatcggagatacattttcatcttcacaaaactcaaatatcttatattataattacaaaaaaaaacacttcattatatttaaatacatagttctgttacacaaatagaaaaaaactaaacagagtaatcactatcatttccatcagtaatcggagacacattttcatcttcacaaagttcaacaaccaattcatcttctgcatctgcaacgtcctcatgttctgacatatcagcTTCGTCGTCACCATCTTTATCAGCTCCAACATAAgcagcaggttgatcagattgcataatcaactctccgaggtccacagtcaacaaaaaatttgatgaacttgtttcatgtacaacatcaataacatcattaacctcatcagaattgtccttaatgtcccaaatttgtcgatgattcacatgttctacaactttccaatcacgacctctaagtaaatcatcgagatagaaaacttgcttagcttgagtagcaagtatgtacggctcatctttgtaccattcaccattgacgtttatactggtgacattattttcaatgactgttttcttcattcttggatttatgttaaaccatttgcaccgaaataatgccactgaatatgcaccagtgaaagaaagtataaccacttcttcaagcgtgccgtaaaaattaaaaccttctgttccggaagcagacactccactattctgtgtggtgcgctttttgtctcgatcgtgtgcaataaatcgaacaccattgactatacaaccttggtaaaaggttgacaaatgatctgacccagatgctaaagctaacagttcatcaccgttatccaaagacccaagcttgtgcaggtcatatatctaaatacatagaatgatattagattcacaaaatatatcattaataaaatcattgttcaaagttcaaagttcaaagctacctttttATGAAACCACAAACGgaaatttttcctatgcaaacgatcatgatcaccatctgggtatttttgtttaatctcttgtaggtgttcgctgttaattagaatagtgttacgattcttgacaacaaaaaactgataataaccacacatgttctaatttataagagaataaacttactctaaataaggctcaatttcaggagaattctcaagtatgaaccactcagctatttcacgagtcttatgatcgagagtcttcaaagttccctttgtgagtggacgacattgagattggaaaactgcaagatttcgtgggatataagttgcatcttcatttcgatcaagacggttaaatcttgtttcaatgcctttgaaatacattgaacaaaaggtcaaagcctcgtctgcaacatagccttcggcgatcgacccttcagggcgagctttatttcccacataattctttaattttttcatgtacctttcaaaaggatacatccacctcataaataccggaccacccaatattgcttcttctggaaaatgtaataccaaatgaatcattatgtcaaaaaaagctggaggaaaaatcaactccatcttgcacaatatctgaataagatcattttgtgcttcctccatatctttaacatttaaagtccttGAACATATTTGCCTaaagaaattgcacaattctgcaatagtggtcgatatagattttggaagaaacttgcgaacaccgagagaaagtaatcgttgcattatcacatgacaatcgtgtgacttcaacccaagatatttgtatcattctcggacactttcttcttcaaatttgaacaaaagccatctggaaatctaactccttttataaactgacaaaactgTTGTCTCTGCGCtggagttaacacataaggagcgtgcggcttcatcagcttcccattctcatcttcataaatccacaatgattctctcactgtctaagatggtgccaaggagactatcacacacattcttctcaacatgcaagacatctatattgtgttttaatttgtttgtacaccaatactcaagctcgtaaaaaatacttttttttcctccaattaccttcatctactcctcttttacgtttcacacccccaaactggacatgttttcctggaacttgcactgcaagagcattaacttgttctagtatatcctcacaagtaaaccgtctcggaggacgtcttctctgaacttctccatcgaactctttgtctcttctcattcgatgagtacttggcaagaatcttctgtgaccaacgtaagatgtcttaccgatcactcggatggaagttgtgtcctcattacacgtaggacaagctttgtatccctgaccactccatccagacaaactagtgcgagctggaaaatcgttcactgtccacaaaagggctgcccgcatcttgaacatcttgttggtcgtactatctcttgtatcaactccgttaacccacagatccttcaactcatccaccaatggtctcagaaatacatccatgtccttaccgggtgattttggcccaggaataaggagggtcaacatgaaataattgtctttcatgcacaaccaaggtggcagattatagtttgccaacaccacaggccacatgttgtatgcaagattcatgttgccaaatggattaaatccatcagcagctaagcccagacgaacatttctgggattccttgaaaaatcaggatgcttggcatcaaagtccttccacgcagagccgtccaccgggtgtcgcatcaccccttcatcttttgatttcccggcgtgatgccatatcatgtgttttgctgtaatccttgaactgtataatcttttcaaccgaggggtcaacggaaagtaacgcatcaccttgtgtggcactttttttcctttcgtcatttcggaagtaatccatctactacttccgcatactagacatgtctctttagatgcatgctcattgtaaaataagcagcaatcatactgacacacatgaatggactcgtatcccaaccctaattttttcaatctctttttcgcctcgAAGTACGATCCAAGGATTTTGTTctccttaggaaatgcaagctttaacaacttcagcaattcatcaaatatgttgttaggcatcttccctctaacttttagatgcaataactttgctaaaaagttcagggatgaaatccaatcacagccaggatacaactccgcttcaatctcttcaaataactcgtcataatactgactcccatcgggatccctttctacttcctcagttgtcggtaaaaggaagtcttccacaacttgaatcatctcatcgtcttcattctcatcaaccacctcatcagcaacaatttcttccacctcaccatgaaaaatccacttatcataagcttgatgaaaacccctatcgaatacgtgtgcccgaactacatccaaagattcaaatctattattattgcatctcgcacacgggcacctaattcttccatcagaatctttatgttccgacgccatcctcaaaaaagcttgcagaccattccaatattcttgacaaccacgatttctcaatgttgtccaagtcttgtcaatcgccatctaaagtgttataagagtgtgagttttagtaatgtgaatagaaatggataacaaaggagatttgtaatcatttttgaaatcttatgcaatattataatatcttatgctattttatgatgttttatttgatcatgttatttataaacaaattaattttttttcctaaactaatttattatttattaaaattttattaaatattatatctaacttttattatttaattaattaaattattataaattaattaaaaaataaattattatttattcttaattttttaaacttttattaaatataattatcaatttctatattcatgtaatttataaattattatttattcataattttttaatttctaataataataataattttataaatgaattattatttgactttaagactaatttatatttttaaataattagataaattttattaataatattttaaactaatCATTTATGTGCCGATATCcatgtaattgatggttgtagtcaacaaccatcaatcacaaacaTACAGAGACTAAGAAATtaattaactactaattaatttttttgttctatttttacaaattataataataataataacatatgttcaagcaaaaaggagataaaagaacaaaataacatgataatatgcacttattgttgttgttttttttttttttctatactcactttttttattaaataaactatcttaaatttgtttcaaaaaatttcacaatctaaacaaaattagtttccctattaaaaatatcaagttgCGGTGAAAGTTAGTTAGTAGTATAAAAGCTTTCACTTATTTgactaaatactttttttttttacaaaaattaataagtaGTTCAAAAAATTTGGTATGGCCGCTAATAATGACAATGGAGTAACACAGACGTGATATAATTAgtttgtttcaattttaatttaaaaaataattacaaatttttttaaaataaaaaataattcaaaatttattactaaaatttaaaaatgattcaaacattaaaaaaaatattttaaaatttaaattaattttaattgaatttgtatatttttctagcacttagtttaattaatattatataattaagaaaatggtgataaagaaaatatgggtgctaataatctgattgatcaagtttaaatcctctttattcaatattaacaaaaacactatattttacttaatactaaatcatctattattatattttataaattaatttaaattatcacttaaattttttttttaaccaaaacagtcctataattatttacataccaagattaaaaaataaagtaagaacaaacatatatcttaacaatagatgtcaagatttacataccaaggatactaactaaaggactcaaaactcaaatattatacactaaacaaatacaaaataaattattcaaaaaatacaaaagatattaattacaaaaaatatatccacaccTGTTGAGGGTGTGCCAAGGTCGTGTGTGTGTCGGGGTCGTGGGTGTGTCGCTGtcctgataaaaaaaaattaataccaaaagatacacgaaaaaaattcaaaccaaatatatgaaataaaaacTCAACAAGAATAGAAATTGATAACAaaggagatttgttatcatttttgaaatcttatgcaatattataatatcttatgctattttatgatgttttattagataatattattcaataaacaaattaaattacataatttaattagataatattatatcaaacttttattatttaattaattaaattaataaaaaataaattattatttattcttaattttttatacttttattaaatattattatcaatctctatattcatgtaatttatattaaacaatattattcaataaacaaattaaattaaattatttatttagataatattatatcaaacttttattatttaattcattaaattattaaaaattaatcaaaaattaaattattatttatataattatttattcttaattttttatacttttattaaatattattatcaatttctatattcatgtaatttataaatatttaatattagataatattattcaataaacaaattaaattatataatttaattagataatattatatcaaacttttattatttaattaattaaattaataaaaaataattaaaaataaattattatttattcttaattttttatacttttattaaatattattatcaatttctatattcatataatttatattaaacaatattattcaatagacaaattaaattaaattatttatttagataatattatattaaacttttattatttaatttattaaattattaaaaattagtcaaaaaataagttattatttatataactatttattcataattttttatacttttactaaatataattatcaatttctatattcatgtaatttataactatttaatattggataatgttattcaataaattaataaaaaataattaaaaataaattattatttattcataattttttaaaattttattaaatataattatcaatttttatattcatgtaatttatattaaacaatattattcaataaacaaattaaattaaattatttaattaaataataatatatcaaactcttataatttaatataatgtTAAGAAGACAATAATCAAGAACTAACTGTGATACCAAAATATAATGTTAAATAAGTACAACAAATTGAAAACAATAAGAATTTTCTATGCAAATATTCATTTCTTTTATCTATTCAATACTATCATTTATATATTTTGCCCCACAatttttttaatctattttcTGAGCTATAATTTTGATAGTTTTACTCTTTGTAACTTTGTTTTCCCATTCACATCATCAATCAATATGATGATTTTGTCTATAGTTTTGACTAATTAATCAAAACTAATTATGtcttatatatgttttatatggTCTCTTTATGATGCTGTACGTGCTTATACAAAATGAAAATTTCAATGTCAAATGATTGAGCTAGTTTGAGAGATTAATTTATCTGGTTAACCAATTACCATATATTAATTACATgatgaaatcaacaataatatatataaattgatacatattgatatatatatCTTCATAAAGAAAGAGCTAGTTTTGCTTACCCAAGTAAACTGCAAAGGAGATCGAGTAGTGATGATGATAACAAAAGCCCCATCAAACCAAGAAGATCTTGCAGATATAAATCGAGGAGAATAAGACCCACAACAGAAAAAAGCACAAATAGTTTAtctataaaacataaaataaattgtTTTGTTAATAAAAAATGTGATGAGTTTATATAtacattaattaatatatatatatatttattatatagaacTCCACCTTGTCTTCCCTTGCGAGTTTGTCCTTCTCTTCTGCAACTATTATCCCATAGATGAGCCTCGTATCTACCTGACCATCTATGCCtgtaaaaatttcaaaaccaaaTATCTAAGAAATAATACAACAGAAAAAAAaagtgtgcatatatatatatacatatgtgtgtgtatatagaTGAGAAAATGACCTAGTTACACCACGGTATATAGATGTTCTTTGTCCGAAAGTGTCAATGGATTTTCTAGGAACGaccttgttgacgccgtttttcgtcaacagataaaacggccttgttgacgccgtttttcgtcaacagataaaagaagagcacaaaaacaatgaatgacaatggccaaacgaaacaaacaaatcaaacacacgattttttacgtggttcagcagttaaatctgcctagtccacgagtctctgttattaatctcaagattatctctgaaaaattctttagtatgaattccccagagttttctctcaaggatcagaattttggtcatttacaatggtgcatgccttctctatttatagagaaggatgcagaatactatcccacatattttgggtagttactcttttgtgaataaaataaatggctttaaatgtctataatcagatataaaaggaaacgtccctgaagaccaggaaacgcataactgaccaaatcatatcccacgattcttggggatttacattaataaatgaggattacatctcatatttataacacttgtaaatattcaaggtgattatcgcgtatctctaaggctttagcatctcaggtctcacgtcattgttcgagctaatggaATCTCCCagagatcacgtgtctttcgagatcgtacatacatctagctcgagacccccggtccgaagtcgtccccgaagatgagtgtgttctcggagctacctttcgagatcgagatcgtttcgagctcatatattcgaggtcatatatcgtacttttcaggctcgacatacaatcctggggcatacttcaatccttacgagaccatttgttgcgaatccatctttcgaggtcatatttatcatggctcgaaatctgggtataacatcttgccccctcaaaagtgtttgttcgaatcctaagagaaggaaacttttgaactactttctctgAGAACTGTACCAtcacacctttgaaaatggacacgcgtcagctgggtattgctcattttaggtaattgagtaccttggaaacacgcccacgatcgtccgtctgacaacttttcggcgccttcttgtcattgatcctcatccgttcgatctagtgaggattttaTTATACAAGACCCCGCTTCATCTTCTCCTTTTCTTTTGTTCCTCGTCtgcaagagaagaagaaaaacatcccCAGAAACCCCTTGCCACAATTTCTACTCTGTGCATGttctctcggccaaagaaacgcaggaatcctggtctgttcgagtcagtgagttctttcttgcaacctcttcttcagtcgacgatttctctgcaatcaccatcactgtgtaagtatgccatttttatTTTCAGTTTTTTATCCATACTGTTCTtattgtgtatgctagtttacgttcttagcataataagatagggggtttcatttcgataggctttcaagtttcttagacttcccctgctggatttcgcatcactggtttatatccagttttaacgtttgagcaaagtttcaattttctgggttttttaaaattttaggccatgtttcttgtctaacaagttttcgggtaaaaacccttgtccttgacaaatgcacgaaacccaagaataccttttctggttaaccgccacctttctttcccttgaatctcgggattttcaaaaaatcttccacgctccttttctctcccgtggaacacacgctctgactctttagtaagggtctcaatatttaatttcttgttcctaaatccccgagctcataccatcgagctcgtgattcttgcatgcatggccctcaccattttttctttctcgttagatgtcacagaatctggaaagacagtgggggtcattgcgagccatcccttacgagcctaaatctccgagcccagaatcgctgttcgtccggaatcagcgtcggatacaagaatacgagcttgcgcgcgagcaagaggacactcgagcccactatcgccgtcagatagacgaggtcattgaaaagaagagaagagttcttcgggaggccatctatccggagcccaacctaGGACCTAGgtcaattcccctcgaccctgcgctaaaagtcacggttgcatatcatccaggggaactccaattttctttaatggcggaaccttcgtcctcgcagcctcggagagagatgttcgaagccgagctctaccagagctcggttaccaccaccgaccaaataactgacattttggccctccatggccttagttcgttggacaccctgaagtgtcgagctctggctagtcatgaacggagctgtttcgcccctgggggccgcgacgtcaGTGTGAAATAttcggcctggagccaggaacatataaagGCAGGTgctctgctgcccttgaagtcctttttcagagacttcactgatttcgttgggttggctccattccaactcaacaccaattcgtacagggtgctgtctgccctgtggtccttgttccacgagctggggtgggaaggaccttcacctcaagagatcttatatctcttttgtttgaaaagtaacccctcccaagctcggggaggagatggtttttattatctttcgagctaccccaaagagacgaagatttttgaagatcttccaaaccaccctcctgactccaaaaaggcttttttctggacagacggtttgTCCCtatctcgacatcgttcgttcagCCGGATTCGTAACTACTCttgttacttttattattatattttttttgagctcggaattttagcccttaagaccgtacttagctgaaatgtgttttgattttcagctaattttaagcgtccctcccccaccaaggcaatgagggagcacagagaggccttgctccgacttccttatggcaggaggtctctttcgtatcttcttcaagagggcaagctccaagcctgtgggttgttgggagaagtccagtcaacctctgactggtctaataaaaaatatgaacgttgggaggaggtgcccctgcctacaggcgcccttcctccgaggagagagaggaggccaacactcccagttcgtctgaggagtccgcggtccgggaatgaggccaatgatgaagcctcgagctcggactcagatgaaggtaaagtcctccctaccttgaggatgtggtcccccacactactagaacacaggcccaataggttagtctcgtgcccacaggatagataccacttctacatatggagttcggtagacgactgtgtccataggttcgatagtgggctcgggaaatatgataccatgtacaccacggacgaggtgtggaatgggatagcggtgcagtacgggaccaatgactatagggacctctcgaggttatcccctacttatagggaaggcactccccccgcctcctctgaagacgggggaatttcatggtccccaagctcgagctcggaggagagttctagttaggtttCCTCCATCATCACTCTATGTGTCTGATACCGAAATTACTTGTTGTGcatttctcttttactgactcagtgttgtgacttgtgcaggcgagatggactccgacctcgacgcccttatcgacaatgcaggcgccaagaggagcaaacgccccagggcagggtcGCTGAAGACCAGCCTgccggggaaaggctccaagagatctaagaaaacgcctcctcctcccccgccggcttcgagctctgctacTACGTCGACTGGCCAGATCAGCGCCCCTCGACGATGCcttcctcgcaggccgtcgtctctgcggTTGCACCGGCCTCGCAGGCTGGTATCCCTGTCGTGGTCAAATCCCAACCTCCTCTGGCAggtcaaacgtcttctgctcagctcgccaagagaccttctgattctcgagctcagaagctaaccatctcaacccatatggactcatatgtggtggataacgctgccggacctcatggatctacgctgatttcggatgtcatgtcccggatcggccagagctacggcagtttcgaggctcctcagtggcagtgcctaactggcacccgagaccgcactgtcctatacgagaagagtatcgagcacactgccgcggtaagtatccttctatattccttttgcttacattcatactgtcctgaggctaatggtggtttcttccttttttcaggctcttgccttcactgcccagcttaATTACGAGCtaaacaacgagatccattcgagcaagactcatgctcaagaggagagggacctccaccttagagcgaatgacgATCTGAAGGCGgtgaatactaagctcgaggcagtggttaaggagcgtgaggatatggccaaggagctcggaaagctgaaaactgaactcgaggagcaaaagaaagataacatccagcttcgggagaccaaaaagaagctcgaagaggacaaggccgccaccttcgacttcatagaggatgtcaaagctcgccttactgccgagtacaaagaaaagaaggaaaaggcggtcgactcagccatgtaccggatgtgggcttataacgaagagctggacaccagcttcttgggtccccacgaggcgctgcttcttgaacgatggaatgcccggctcgagaaggaagaggctgaacggcttgagaaggagaaggctgagcagctcgagaaggaagaggctgctccgggcaccgtttcggaggaagctcaggaggatagccatgctattcgtcctgaggggtccggtgccactgatgctgagaaggccaaggagactcctctctcttgaatctgacctcggggagatcagttatcggggctgcgtccccttatttctgtaactattttaatatatgcccacggggctgatacaatttcttttaccattcttttatatgctttacatttcttggctcgaaatattttgcatgttttaaattgatgaaccggttatgtttatttattcatacaaacatagtttggacttGGGCttgaaattcgatgcattcatgcatagtttattcgaattatcagcttccgacctcgttacttatcaaggtcggatattactttaaccatgaactcgaaagtacttatattgtatgtaatatgaatgatttagttatctttttagtcacttttcctcatcctcagtattttgcctccgaggttatgagttcgaaactattttgctttaagatattccagcctcgatctcgacatatttc
This genomic interval from Humulus lupulus chromosome 8, drHumLupu1.1, whole genome shotgun sequence contains the following:
- the LOC133793528 gene encoding uncharacterized protein LOC133793528 translates to MRWMYPFERYMKKLKNYVGNKARPEGSIAEGYVADEALTFCSMYFKGIETRFNRLDRNEDATYIPRNLAVFQSQCRPLTKGTLKTLDHKTREIAEWFILENSPEIEPYLDEHLQEIKQKYPDGDHDRLHRKNFRLC